From one [Ruminococcus] lactaris ATCC 29176 genomic stretch:
- a CDS encoding discoidin domain-containing protein, whose product MMKGKLKKAVALVTALSCVQISPLAVTEVEAAQDAVSATKSGNIVTIGNDKLSREFSISDDRLSTTKIENLLGNSVFTPGENSEEFVIKTLDETSNGAVSLEEYTTSEGNSSQILDGITDTTGNFWCSNSDDMKLVVNFGSEKEVKKVVYTPRYDNSAKYNCTGRLTKLKIQYWDGSAWQDATVGGNAEISLTTDANTKPDAIELDETVTTSKIKLVGIESYHWQDANRNKFMNVGELDVQDTAGTTVLDKGTQIAGKEIKSSELTLKSTSIDDTTAVINDVNKTGKMITFEFDPVQMGTGEANITEKIVMYDGDHFMRKFLEIDSEDKDVRMDYIDGEHLTVTDSDKTWTVPKGVGGVVEMSEYKANLGQPIYIDGMFVGSEFPETDTQIESGLGHVRYYTGKNFTDFERDGQLTEDGKYISWQTVVGASHSDGSDQGVIQSDFYDYIDSIATPSDFRLQYNSWFDNMMRIDDDNILSSFIEIEKELTQTGVRPMDSYVVDDGWNNYNDTSVVDSVRSGTTLNTTGFWEFNSKFPNGLTTSSSLVNKLGSDFGVWIGPRGGYNFFGSLADILTKSGTGSKSGGSIDVADATYVQKFEEMAINWMHDYGVNYWKWDGFADVAQYNAFPSGEGVVGYSEEHRHMYGGQNQMYHVTDLWEKWIVLMENIRQAEKDYNIKNLWISLTCYVNPSPWFLQWANSVWLQCAGDRGEISNGTLNNKMDNMLTYRDANYYEFVQVHQFQFPLANLYNHDPIYGSEGTGIVADSMTAEQFKNYLYMMGTRGTAFWELYYSDSLLDKDKYLVNAEFLEWEEENFSKLKNAKMIGSHPSSATRLSTYRNGGMSSGEVQNPYGFACFDGNAGIISMRNPSATEKTITFTLNDAIGVTKAGTYHMSTVHTYSPNGTIATAKDTYTKGEEVSVTLQPGEVQVWSLSQDADTTAPTFKSLTSVSGTELRVQLSEKIKGNAILKVKVNNEVVDNVTVSEYADLRTFKLTFATALNDGDVVEVSAESGADAAGNQITGKISAPYYAENKIAEKETVEGSNSEISGKDRSVEGTNGFTVAAQVQTADRSVVLVKQGDAYELGINAEGHPYFTVNGVTATADAVISDATESMIVGVKENNGLVRIYVDGQISASVYNAENKEFAVPAAKIVGNGVNGAVTNVAVYDRSLGYDEVPTSGLAETVKKITAEKNNWTTESWTAANMDTLLSNATSAISGGDASAIQAAKEALTAGYATLVPKVVENLAYQKNVTAAWVDANETTDMTNTRSPLSKAVDGLNNDSDSYAIYGKDGKDKGSYITIDLGQQCRINNVNLWRYWTDGRTYKATALVVSDTADFAKKTVLYYSGDSDVYNLGVDPTDTLYAETSAGKALYSGEAVTGRYVRLYAMGKVGSNTTSGHENHIVEIQVNGSATDSDPYDLTEYRKILKEAKTEAAKDIYTAESVAALNEQITASEALITELDAAINAGNQPDKSWSEVANAKAALEAAVAALAKNDGPVVEEDADYTAVNSAKEKAAGVDRSRYTDESLKALDDAVAAVVEGLKKSEQSRVDAMAAAINNAYAALVEKDADYTAVNAAKEKAARVDRSRYTDESLKALDDAVAAVVEGLKKSEQSRVDAMAAAINNAYAALVEKPAVEEDADYTAVNAAIAKADKIDRSKYTEESLKALDDAVAAVEKGLKESEQDKVDAMAAAIEKALDGLKKKPAADDDKKNDSKKDDSNKNDLNKNDSDKKADAVKTTTVKTGDAANVIPFFGMTLLAAGAVIVIAFKKKRRA is encoded by the coding sequence ATGATGAAAGGGAAACTAAAAAAAGCGGTTGCACTTGTGACAGCATTAAGCTGTGTGCAGATTTCACCGCTTGCAGTGACTGAAGTAGAAGCCGCACAGGATGCAGTCAGTGCTACGAAGAGTGGAAATATTGTGACCATTGGAAATGATAAGCTCAGCCGTGAGTTCAGTATTTCTGATGACAGGCTTTCCACGACAAAAATTGAGAACCTGCTTGGAAATTCAGTGTTCACACCGGGAGAAAATTCAGAAGAATTTGTGATTAAGACGCTGGATGAGACAAGTAACGGGGCAGTTTCATTGGAAGAATATACGACCAGTGAGGGAAATAGCAGTCAGATATTAGACGGGATTACCGATACAACAGGCAATTTCTGGTGTTCTAATTCGGATGATATGAAACTGGTAGTAAATTTTGGATCAGAAAAAGAAGTAAAAAAAGTGGTTTATACACCGCGTTATGATAATAGTGCGAAGTATAACTGTACCGGACGTCTGACCAAACTGAAGATCCAGTACTGGGATGGCAGTGCATGGCAGGATGCAACGGTTGGTGGAAATGCAGAAATTTCACTGACAACCGATGCAAATACAAAGCCGGATGCGATCGAGCTGGATGAAACAGTGACGACATCCAAGATCAAACTGGTTGGTATTGAGTCCTACCACTGGCAGGATGCAAACCGGAATAAGTTTATGAATGTCGGAGAACTGGATGTGCAGGATACAGCCGGAACAACTGTTCTTGACAAAGGTACACAGATTGCCGGAAAAGAAATCAAATCCAGTGAACTGACACTGAAATCGACTTCGATTGATGATACAACAGCAGTGATCAATGATGTCAATAAGACCGGTAAGATGATTACTTTTGAATTTGATCCGGTTCAGATGGGAACAGGCGAAGCCAATATTACAGAAAAGATTGTCATGTATGATGGGGATCATTTCATGCGTAAGTTCCTGGAGATTGACAGTGAAGATAAGGATGTCCGCATGGATTATATCGATGGCGAGCATCTGACAGTCACAGACAGCGATAAGACATGGACTGTTCCGAAGGGAGTCGGCGGTGTTGTAGAGATGAGCGAATATAAGGCAAATCTCGGACAGCCGATCTATATTGATGGAATGTTTGTGGGATCAGAATTCCCGGAAACTGATACACAGATTGAATCAGGTTTGGGACATGTACGCTACTATACAGGAAAGAATTTTACAGATTTTGAGAGAGACGGACAGCTGACTGAGGATGGAAAGTATATTTCCTGGCAGACCGTTGTTGGTGCAAGCCATAGTGACGGAAGTGATCAGGGAGTCATCCAAAGTGATTTTTATGATTATATCGACAGTATTGCAACTCCGTCAGATTTCCGTCTGCAGTACAACTCCTGGTTCGACAACATGATGAGAATTGATGATGATAATATCCTTTCCTCATTCATTGAAATCGAGAAGGAACTGACACAGACCGGAGTTCGCCCGATGGATTCCTATGTAGTGGATGATGGATGGAACAACTACAATGATACATCGGTTGTAGATTCCGTACGTTCAGGAACGACCCTGAATACAACAGGATTCTGGGAGTTTAACTCCAAGTTCCCGAATGGACTGACGACATCCAGTTCCCTGGTAAATAAACTGGGATCTGATTTCGGTGTATGGATTGGACCAAGAGGAGGATACAACTTCTTCGGTTCTCTGGCAGATATCCTGACAAAGAGCGGAACAGGAAGTAAATCCGGTGGTTCCATTGATGTTGCAGATGCAACTTATGTTCAGAAGTTTGAAGAAATGGCGATCAACTGGATGCACGACTATGGAGTGAACTACTGGAAGTGGGATGGATTTGCAGATGTTGCACAGTATAATGCATTCCCGTCAGGAGAAGGTGTTGTAGGATACAGTGAGGAACACCGCCATATGTATGGTGGACAGAATCAGATGTACCATGTGACAGACCTTTGGGAGAAATGGATCGTGCTGATGGAGAATATCCGTCAGGCTGAGAAAGATTATAATATTAAGAACTTGTGGATTTCCCTGACCTGTTATGTCAACCCAAGTCCATGGTTCTTACAGTGGGCAAACTCTGTATGGTTACAGTGTGCAGGAGACCGTGGAGAGATCAGTAATGGTACGCTGAATAATAAGATGGACAATATGCTGACTTACCGTGATGCGAACTACTATGAGTTTGTTCAGGTACACCAGTTTCAGTTCCCATTGGCAAATCTTTATAACCATGACCCGATCTACGGAAGTGAAGGAACAGGAATCGTAGCTGACTCCATGACAGCAGAACAGTTCAAGAATTACCTGTATATGATGGGAACAAGAGGAACTGCATTCTGGGAGCTTTATTACTCTGATTCACTGCTGGACAAGGATAAATATCTTGTAAATGCAGAGTTCCTTGAGTGGGAGGAAGAAAATTTCTCCAAGCTGAAGAATGCGAAGATGATCGGTAGCCATCCATCCAGTGCAACAAGACTCAGCACTTACAGAAATGGTGGAATGAGCAGCGGTGAAGTACAGAATCCATATGGATTTGCATGCTTCGATGGAAATGCAGGAATCATTTCCATGAGAAACCCGTCTGCAACAGAGAAGACGATCACATTTACACTGAATGATGCAATCGGAGTTACAAAAGCCGGTACTTACCACATGAGTACAGTACATACTTATTCTCCGAATGGAACGATTGCGACAGCAAAAGATACTTATACAAAGGGTGAAGAAGTATCCGTTACACTTCAGCCGGGTGAAGTACAGGTATGGTCTCTGAGCCAGGATGCAGATACAACTGCACCGACATTCAAGAGTCTGACAAGTGTTTCAGGAACAGAGCTTCGGGTACAGTTAAGTGAAAAGATCAAAGGAAATGCAATCCTGAAGGTCAAAGTAAATAATGAAGTTGTTGATAATGTGACAGTTTCAGAGTATGCAGACCTGCGTACATTTAAACTGACATTTGCTACAGCACTGAATGATGGCGATGTTGTAGAAGTATCCGCAGAGAGTGGAGCAGATGCAGCCGGAAATCAGATTACAGGAAAGATCTCAGCTCCATACTATGCAGAGAATAAGATTGCAGAGAAAGAAACTGTAGAGGGAAGCAACAGCGAGATCAGTGGAAAAGACCGCAGCGTAGAAGGAACCAACGGATTCACAGTAGCAGCACAGGTTCAGACAGCAGACAGAAGCGTTGTCCTTGTAAAGCAGGGAGATGCTTATGAACTCGGAATCAATGCGGAAGGACATCCGTATTTCACGGTAAACGGTGTGACAGCAACAGCTGATGCAGTTATTTCCGATGCAACAGAATCTATGATCGTTGGTGTAAAAGAAAATAACGGACTGGTTCGTATTTATGTAGACGGACAGATAAGTGCGTCTGTATATAATGCAGAGAACAAAGAGTTCGCAGTTCCGGCAGCAAAGATCGTTGGTAACGGTGTAAACGGAGCTGTGACAAATGTAGCAGTTTATGACAGAAGTCTTGGTTACGATGAAGTTCCGACATCAGGACTGGCAGAGACTGTGAAGAAGATCACAGCAGAAAAAAATAACTGGACAACAGAGTCCTGGACAGCAGCCAATATGGATACGCTTCTTTCCAATGCAACGAGTGCCATCTCAGGTGGAGATGCTTCAGCGATCCAGGCAGCAAAAGAGGCACTGACAGCAGGTTATGCAACACTTGTGCCGAAAGTAGTAGAAAATCTGGCATATCAGAAAAATGTAACAGCTGCATGGGTAGATGCAAATGAGACAACAGATATGACCAATACAAGAAGTCCGCTTTCCAAGGCAGTAGATGGTCTTAATAATGATTCTGACAGCTATGCAATTTACGGAAAAGACGGAAAAGATAAAGGTTCTTACATTACAATTGATCTCGGACAGCAGTGCAGGATCAACAATGTAAACTTATGGCGTTACTGGACTGATGGAAGAACTTATAAGGCAACCGCACTGGTAGTATCTGATACAGCAGATTTTGCGAAGAAGACAGTTCTCTATTACAGTGGAGATTCTGATGTATATAATTTAGGTGTGGATCCGACAGATACATTATATGCAGAAACTTCAGCAGGAAAAGCATTATACAGCGGAGAAGCTGTGACAGGAAGATATGTACGTCTGTACGCAATGGGTAAAGTTGGAAGTAATACTACAAGCGGACATGAGAACCATATCGTAGAGATTCAGGTAAATGGAAGTGCAACAGATTCAGATCCATACGATCTGACAGAATACCGGAAGATATTAAAAGAAGCAAAGACAGAGGCGGCAAAGGATATTTATACAGCAGAATCTGTAGCAGCCCTGAATGAGCAGATCACAGCATCTGAAGCACTGATCACAGAACTTGATGCAGCGATCAATGCAGGAAATCAGCCGGATAAGTCCTGGTCTGAAGTAGCCAATGCGAAGGCAGCTCTTGAGGCAGCCGTAGCAGCACTGGCAAAAAATGACGGACCGGTTGTAGAAGAAGATGCAGATTATACAGCAGTAAATTCAGCAAAAGAAAAAGCTGCAGGAGTAGACAGAAGCAGATATACAGATGAGAGTCTGAAAGCACTGGATGATGCAGTTGCAGCGGTAGTAGAAGGACTGAAGAAATCCGAGCAGAGCAGAGTCGATGCAATGGCAGCAGCAATTAACAATGCCTATGCAGCACTGGTTGAAAAAGATGCAGACTACACAGCAGTAAATGCAGCAAAAGAAAAAGCTGCAAGAGTAGACAGAAGCAGATATACAGATGAGAGTCTGAAAGCACTGGATGATGCAGTTGCAGCGGTAGTAGAAGGACTGAAGAAATCCGAGCAGAGCAGAGTCGATGCAATGGCAGCAGCAATCAATAATGCGTATGCAGCACTGGTTGAAAAACCGGCTGTAGAAGAGGATGCAGACTATACAGCAGTGAATGCAGCAATTGCAAAAGCAGATAAGATTGACAGAAGTAAGTATACAGAAGAAAGTCTGAAGGCTTTGGATGATGCAGTCGCAGCGGTAGAAAAGGGTCTGAAAGAATCCGAACAGGATAAAGTTGACGCAATGGCAGCAGCAATCGAGAAGGCACTGGATGGTCTGAAAAAGAAACCGGCAGCTGACGATGATAAGAAGAATGATTCAAAGAAAGATGATTCAAATAAGAATGACTTAAATAAGAATGATTCTGATAAGAAGGCAGATGCCGTTAAGACTACTACAGTGAAGACCGGAGATGCAGCCAATGTAATTCCATTCTTCGGAATGACATTGCTTGCAGCAGGTGCAGTGATCGTAATTGCATTTAAAAAGAAACGCAGAGCTTAA
- the gatB gene encoding Asp-tRNA(Asn)/Glu-tRNA(Gln) amidotransferase subunit GatB yields MAKQYETVIGLEVHIELATKTKIFCGCSTEFGGAPNTHTCPVCTGMPGSLPVLNKQVVEYAMAIGLATNCKITQVCKFDRKNYFYPDNPQNYQISQLYLPIARDGYVEIESGNGKKKVRIHEMHMEEDAGKLVHDEWDDTSLVDYNRSGVPLVEIVSEPDMRSAEEVIAYLEKLRMIVQYLGASDCKLQEGSMRADVNLSVREVGSDTFGTRTEMKNLNSFKAIAHAIDGERQRQIELLEEGKAVIQETRRWDDNKEHSYAMRSKEDAQDYRYFPEPDLVPIVISDEWIEKIREQQPELRTEKLERYKKEFDIPEYDAEIITESKHMADLFEATTAICNKPKKVSNWLMVETMRLMKEHGMEAEDLKFSPENLAKLIELADAGTVNSSVAKEVFEQIFLNDIDPDVYVEEHGLKTVNDADELRTTLEKVIADNPQAVADYRGGKEKALGALVGQTMKAMKGKANPGMVNKMLREMLG; encoded by the coding sequence ATGGCAAAGCAGTATGAGACAGTGATCGGGCTGGAAGTGCATATCGAACTGGCAACAAAGACAAAGATTTTCTGTGGATGCAGTACTGAATTTGGTGGGGCACCGAATACGCATACCTGCCCGGTCTGCACCGGTATGCCTGGGTCGCTTCCGGTATTGAATAAGCAGGTTGTAGAATATGCGATGGCGATCGGACTTGCAACAAACTGTAAGATCACGCAGGTATGTAAATTTGACCGCAAGAACTATTTTTATCCTGATAATCCGCAGAACTATCAGATTTCCCAGCTTTATCTTCCAATCGCACGAGATGGATACGTAGAGATTGAAAGCGGAAACGGAAAGAAAAAAGTGCGGATCCATGAAATGCATATGGAGGAAGATGCAGGAAAGCTCGTTCACGATGAATGGGATGATACATCACTGGTTGATTATAACCGAAGCGGAGTTCCGCTGGTAGAGATTGTATCAGAGCCGGATATGCGTTCCGCTGAGGAAGTGATCGCATATCTTGAGAAACTCCGTATGATTGTACAGTATCTGGGAGCATCGGACTGCAAGCTGCAGGAGGGATCTATGCGTGCGGATGTAAACCTTTCTGTTCGGGAAGTTGGTTCGGATACATTTGGTACAAGAACGGAAATGAAAAACCTGAACTCCTTTAAAGCAATTGCTCATGCAATCGATGGAGAGCGTCAGAGACAGATTGAGCTGCTGGAAGAGGGAAAAGCGGTAATCCAGGAGACAAGAAGATGGGATGATAATAAGGAACATTCTTATGCGATGCGTTCCAAAGAAGATGCACAGGATTACCGTTACTTCCCTGAACCGGATCTTGTACCGATTGTGATCAGTGACGAATGGATCGAAAAGATCAGGGAACAGCAGCCGGAACTTCGGACAGAGAAGCTGGAGCGTTACAAAAAAGAATTTGACATCCCGGAATATGATGCAGAGATCATCACAGAATCCAAGCATATGGCAGATCTTTTTGAAGCGACGACTGCGATCTGCAATAAGCCGAAAAAAGTATCCAACTGGCTGATGGTAGAGACGATGCGTCTGATGAAAGAACACGGCATGGAAGCAGAAGACCTGAAGTTCTCACCGGAGAATCTGGCGAAACTGATCGAGCTGGCTGATGCCGGTACCGTAAACAGTTCTGTGGCAAAAGAAGTATTTGAACAGATCTTCCTGAATGATATTGATCCGGATGTATATGTAGAAGAGCATGGACTGAAGACAGTCAATGATGCAGATGAACTCAGAACGACGCTGGAGAAAGTCATTGCTGACAATCCACAGGCAGTCGCTGATTACAGAGGTGGAAAAGAAAAAGCACTCGGTGCATTGGTCGGACAGACGATGAAAGCCATGAAAGGAAAGGCAAATCCGGGAATGGTCAACAAAATGCTCCGGGAAATGCTTGGATAA
- the gatA gene encoding Asp-tRNA(Asn)/Glu-tRNA(Gln) amidotransferase subunit GatA: MDLLKLTALELGRKIKAGEVTVREAVRAVIEQAKEVEPTINSYVTLDEEVAYAQADEIQKKIDAGELTGPLAGVPVAIKDNMCIEGQLTTCSSKILSGFKPTYTAQAVENLKNAGAVILGKTNMDEFAMGSTTETSYYGPTKNPHNTAHVPGGSSGGSCAAVAACECYYALGSDTGGSIRQPSSFCGVVGLKPTYGTVSRYGLVAYGSSLDQIGPVAKDVADCAAILEVIASHDEKDSTSIERDDCDFTEALVEDVKGLRIGIPRDYMGEGLDPEVNQAVMQAAKVLEEKGAVVEAFDLGLVKYAIPAYYTIAAAEASSNLERFDGVKYGYRTKEYEGLHNMYKKTRSEGFGAEVKRRIMLGSFVLSSGYYDAYYLKALRTKALIKREFDRVFEKYDLILGPAAPTTAPELGKSLDDPMKMYLGDIYTISVNLAGLPGMSIPVGKDSKGLPVGMQLIGNVFDEKTLIRTAYTYECATKKVHEVPAQIGRTTEKEVQ, from the coding sequence ATGGATTTATTAAAACTTACAGCCCTTGAACTGGGCAGAAAAATAAAAGCCGGTGAGGTGACAGTCAGAGAAGCAGTCCGGGCAGTAATCGAGCAGGCAAAAGAAGTAGAGCCAACAATCAACAGTTATGTGACACTGGATGAAGAAGTGGCCTATGCACAGGCAGATGAAATTCAGAAAAAGATTGATGCAGGAGAACTGACCGGCCCGCTGGCAGGAGTTCCTGTGGCGATCAAAGATAATATGTGTATTGAAGGACAGCTTACAACATGCAGTTCCAAAATTCTTTCCGGTTTTAAGCCGACTTATACAGCACAGGCGGTTGAAAACCTGAAGAATGCAGGAGCCGTCATTCTCGGAAAGACGAATATGGATGAGTTTGCCATGGGAAGTACGACGGAGACTTCTTATTATGGACCAACGAAAAACCCTCATAATACAGCTCATGTTCCGGGAGGTTCTTCCGGTGGATCCTGTGCGGCAGTGGCTGCGTGCGAATGTTATTATGCACTTGGTTCTGATACCGGTGGATCGATCCGTCAGCCAAGTTCCTTTTGCGGAGTAGTGGGACTGAAACCGACGTACGGTACAGTTTCCCGTTATGGACTGGTGGCATATGGTTCTTCACTGGATCAGATCGGACCGGTGGCAAAGGATGTGGCAGACTGTGCAGCAATCCTGGAAGTGATCGCATCCCACGATGAGAAAGACAGTACGTCGATCGAACGGGATGACTGTGATTTTACAGAAGCACTGGTGGAAGATGTAAAAGGACTCAGGATCGGAATCCCGAGAGATTATATGGGCGAAGGACTGGATCCCGAAGTAAATCAGGCAGTCATGCAGGCAGCGAAAGTGCTTGAGGAAAAAGGTGCAGTGGTAGAGGCGTTTGACCTGGGACTCGTAAAATATGCGATTCCGGCATACTATACGATCGCAGCAGCAGAGGCAAGTTCCAACCTGGAACGTTTCGACGGAGTAAAATATGGATATCGTACCAAAGAGTATGAGGGACTTCACAATATGTATAAAAAGACCCGTTCCGAAGGATTCGGAGCAGAGGTAAAGAGAAGGATCATGCTGGGATCTTTCGTATTAAGTTCAGGATATTATGATGCCTATTATCTGAAAGCATTGAGAACAAAAGCCCTGATCAAGAGGGAGTTTGACCGTGTATTTGAAAAATACGATCTGATCTTAGGACCTGCTGCCCCGACAACAGCACCGGAGCTTGGAAAGAGTCTGGATGACCCGATGAAAATGTATTTAGGAGATATTTATACGATCTCTGTCAATCTTGCCGGACTTCCGGGCATGAGTATCCCGGTAGGAAAAGACAGCAAAGGGCTGCCGGTGGGAATGCAGCTCATTGGAAATGTATTCGACGAAAAGACGCTGATCCGTACCGCATATACTTATGAATGTGCGACAAAGAAAGTGCATGAAGTTCCTGCACAGATCGGACGGACAACGGAAAAGGAGGTACAGTAA
- the gatC gene encoding Asp-tRNA(Asn)/Glu-tRNA(Gln) amidotransferase subunit GatC, whose amino-acid sequence MANKISDETIEYVGILAKLELSEEEKEAAKSDMEQMLDYIDTLNELDTTGIEPMSHVFPVQNVFREDVVTNGDNKEKTLANAPLRKEDSFEVPKTIG is encoded by the coding sequence TTGGCAAATAAAATCTCAGACGAAACGATAGAATATGTTGGAATCCTTGCAAAACTGGAACTTTCGGAGGAAGAAAAAGAAGCCGCCAAAAGCGATATGGAGCAGATGCTGGATTATATAGATACTTTAAATGAACTGGATACTACCGGGATTGAACCGATGTCTCATGTATTTCCGGTGCAGAATGTATTCAGGGAAGATGTTGTAACAAATGGTGATAATAAAGAGAAGACGCTGGCAAATGCACCGCTTCGGAAAGAAGACAGCTTTGAAGTGCCGAAGACGATAGGTTAA
- the aspS gene encoding aspartate--tRNA(Asn) ligase, whose amino-acid sequence MELVTGVKKKETLELRELLEAGRIGTEVRVNGAIHTIRDMGTVAFIILRKREGLVQCVYEEGVSKFNLKDVKEADTVEVSGMLERSEKAPNGIEIRLGELKILSEPAEPMPLPISKWKLNTSLEAKLNYRPISLRNIRERAKFRIQEGIVRGFRDFLYQEGFTEIHTPKIGAKSAEGGANLFRLEYFHRPAILQQSPQFYKQMMVGVFDRVFETAPVFRAEKHNTKRHLNEYTSLDFEMGYIDGFEDIMAMETGFLQYTMTLLEKEYARELKILNIQVPKTKEIPAVRFDEIKKLVAEKYDRKIKNPFDLEPEEEMLISRYAKEEWDADFVFVTHYPSKKRPFYAMDDPADPTYTLSFDLLFRGMEITTGGQRIHDYHELLAKMEKRGMTDEGMEQYLSAFKHGMPPHGGLGIGMERLTMKMMNEDNVRETTLFPRDLSRLEP is encoded by the coding sequence ATGGAGCTTGTAACAGGAGTAAAAAAGAAAGAGACGCTGGAATTAAGAGAACTGCTTGAAGCAGGCAGAATCGGAACTGAAGTCAGAGTGAATGGTGCGATCCATACGATCAGAGATATGGGAACCGTTGCTTTTATCATTCTGAGAAAAAGAGAAGGCCTTGTGCAGTGCGTTTATGAAGAAGGAGTTTCAAAATTTAACTTGAAAGATGTGAAAGAAGCAGATACAGTAGAAGTATCAGGGATGCTGGAGCGATCGGAAAAAGCTCCGAACGGGATTGAGATCCGGTTAGGAGAACTGAAGATTTTAAGTGAGCCTGCAGAGCCAATGCCGCTTCCGATTTCAAAATGGAAATTGAATACATCTCTGGAAGCAAAATTAAATTACAGACCAATTTCTCTGAGAAATATCAGAGAGCGTGCAAAATTCAGGATTCAGGAAGGTATTGTAAGAGGGTTCAGGGATTTCCTTTATCAGGAAGGATTTACAGAGATCCATACTCCGAAGATCGGTGCGAAAAGTGCTGAGGGAGGAGCAAACCTCTTCCGGCTGGAATATTTCCACAGACCGGCGATCCTTCAGCAAAGCCCGCAGTTCTATAAGCAGATGATGGTTGGCGTTTTTGACCGTGTATTTGAGACTGCTCCGGTATTCCGTGCAGAAAAGCATAATACCAAGAGACACCTCAACGAATACACCAGCCTGGATTTTGAAATGGGATATATCGACGGATTTGAAGATATCATGGCAATGGAGACCGGATTTCTTCAGTATACGATGACCCTGCTTGAAAAAGAGTATGCAAGAGAGCTGAAGATCCTGAATATTCAAGTACCGAAGACGAAAGAGATCCCGGCTGTACGATTTGATGAGATCAAGAAACTTGTGGCAGAAAAGTATGATCGAAAGATTAAGAATCCATTTGATCTCGAACCGGAAGAGGAAATGCTGATCAGCAGATATGCAAAAGAAGAATGGGATGCGGATTTCGTATTTGTAACGCATTATCCGTCAAAGAAGCGTCCGTTCTATGCAATGGATGATCCGGCAGATCCGACTTATACGCTCAGCTTTGACCTGCTTTTCAGAGGAATGGAGATCACAACGGGCGGACAGCGTATTCATGATTATCATGAGCTGCTTGCGAAAATGGAAAAGCGTGGCATGACGGACGAGGGAATGGAGCAGTATTTAAGTGCATTTAAGCATGGAATGCCGCCACATGGTGGACTTGGAATCGGTATGGAACGTCTGACAATGAAGATGATGAACGAAGATAATGTGCGTGAGACAACCTTGTTCCCGAGAGATTTGAGCAGACTGGAGCCATAG